The following proteins are co-located in the Haloplanus sp. HW8-1 genome:
- a CDS encoding low molecular weight phosphatase family protein: protein MAPHTDIPDPIRLGFVCVENAGRSQIAAALAETQVQVQNRSDIEVVSGGTDPADAIHPSVIEVMAEKGYDLSDRSPTKITRDALEACEFVVLMGCELSIEGIPPGVVVRDWGLVDPVGSDRESVWAISTEIEQQVIELFDDLPTRAERRTLHNI, encoded by the coding sequence ATGGCACCACACACAGACATCCCCGATCCGATTCGCCTCGGGTTCGTCTGCGTCGAAAACGCAGGCCGGAGTCAGATCGCCGCCGCGCTCGCCGAAACCCAAGTTCAGGTTCAGAATCGAAGTGACATCGAGGTCGTTTCTGGTGGGACCGATCCCGCTGACGCGATCCATCCGAGCGTCATAGAGGTGATGGCTGAGAAAGGCTACGACTTATCCGACCGGTCACCGACGAAGATCACCCGTGATGCGCTTGAGGCGTGCGAGTTTGTCGTATTGATGGGCTGTGAACTGTCGATTGAGGGCATTCCACCCGGGGTCGTCGTTCGAGACTGGGGGCTCGTCGACCCAGTAGGCTCCGATCGGGAGTCGGTCTGGGCGATCAGTACCGAAATCGAACAGCAGGTGATCGAACTCTTCGACGATCTGCCGACACGGGCGGAGCGTCGCACACTACACAACATATGA
- a CDS encoding SPFH domain-containing protein, protein MYDSVPLQVSALGFTIVGLFVLVLAIVTVSQMVRFVDAYDKQALTVFGEYRGLLEPGINFVPPFVSRTYTFDMRTQTMDVPRQEAITRDNSPVTADAVVYLRVMDAKKAFLEVDDYKTAVSNLAQTTLRAVIGDMELDDTLNKRQEINARIRKELDEPTDDWGIRVESVEVREVNPSPEVQNAMEQQTGAERRRRATILEAQGDRRSAVEKAEGDKQSNIIRAQGEKQSQILEAQGDAISTVLRAKSAESMGERAIIDKGMETLEAIGQGESTTFVLPQELTSLVGRYGKHLTGSDVSGDEQQLESLQFDAETRELVGLDDIKEILGEIDRASEMDIEELEQQAKAVKDGAPSAESAASTGDGA, encoded by the coding sequence ATGTACGACTCGGTCCCGCTGCAGGTTTCCGCCCTCGGGTTCACGATAGTCGGCCTGTTCGTCTTGGTGTTGGCGATAGTGACCGTCTCGCAGATGGTTCGGTTCGTCGACGCCTACGACAAGCAGGCGCTCACCGTGTTCGGCGAGTATCGGGGGTTGCTCGAACCGGGCATCAACTTCGTTCCGCCGTTCGTGTCACGCACGTACACGTTCGACATGCGCACACAGACGATGGACGTGCCCCGACAGGAGGCGATCACGCGGGACAACTCCCCCGTGACGGCGGACGCCGTCGTCTATCTCCGTGTGATGGATGCGAAGAAGGCGTTTTTGGAGGTCGACGACTACAAGACGGCGGTTTCGAACCTCGCCCAGACCACGCTCCGGGCGGTCATCGGCGACATGGAACTCGACGACACGCTGAACAAGCGCCAGGAGATCAACGCGCGCATCCGCAAGGAACTGGACGAACCCACCGACGATTGGGGGATTCGCGTCGAGTCGGTCGAAGTCCGAGAGGTCAATCCCAGCCCCGAGGTGCAGAACGCGATGGAACAGCAGACCGGTGCAGAGCGGAGACGTCGGGCGACGATCCTCGAGGCACAGGGCGACCGCCGGAGTGCCGTCGAGAAAGCCGAGGGTGACAAGCAGTCGAACATCATCAGAGCACAGGGCGAAAAGCAAAGCCAGATCCTCGAGGCACAGGGCGACGCGATCTCGACGGTCTTGCGCGCGAAATCCGCGGAGTCGATGGGTGAGCGTGCGATCATCGACAAGGGGATGGAGACGCTCGAAGCGATCGGTCAGGGGGAGTCGACGACGTTCGTCCTCCCGCAGGAACTCACCTCGCTGGTGGGTCGCTACGGCAAGCACCTCACCGGGAGCGACGTATCGGGCGACGAACAGCAGCTAGAGAGTCTCCAGTTCGACGCCGAGACGCGCGAACTCGTCGGACTCGACGACATCAAGGAGATACTCGGCGAAATCGACCGAGCGTCGGAGATGGATATCGAAGAGTTAGAACAACAGGCCAAGGCAGTCAAGGACGGGGCTCCGAGCGCCGAGAGCGCCGCCTCCACCGGTGATGGAGCATGA
- a CDS encoding low molecular weight phosphatase family protein, translating into MTENTESDPLRIAFVCVQNAGRSQMAYAFAQREVEQRGLKDAIELITGGTRPADHVHDQVVRAMHAVGIDLSGRTPREITFEETQESDYVITMGCSTDGVCPAGWAGENRDWNLDDPDGKSAAEVGRIRDEIERRVTDLFDGVEPQI; encoded by the coding sequence ATGACTGAGAACACAGAATCCGATCCGTTGAGAATCGCCTTCGTCTGCGTGCAGAACGCAGGCCGCTCGCAGATGGCCTACGCGTTCGCACAGCGAGAAGTCGAACAGCGAGGACTTAAGGACGCAATCGAACTCATCACTGGCGGAACGCGACCTGCCGACCACGTCCACGACCAGGTCGTCCGGGCGATGCACGCAGTGGGAATCGATCTCTCGGGGCGGACCCCACGGGAGATCACGTTCGAGGAGACACAGGAAAGCGATTACGTCATCACGATGGGCTGTTCGACCGACGGCGTCTGTCCCGCGGGATGGGCGGGCGAGAACCGCGACTGGAACCTTGACGACCCGGACGGGAAGTCGGCTGCTGAGGTCGGTCGCATCCGCGACGAGATCGAACGACGCGTGACCGACCTCTTCGACGGAGTTGAACCCCAGATCTGA
- a CDS encoding permease — protein sequence MIPSGIETALLDSWNYFLHLVTILAPLFIGASFLVGLVEEYLPPEKVEAMLRKRNRGSGNVAAAGLGAVTPFCSCSTVPVLAGLLGAGAPLGLSFSFLLASPIVNEIAAFLLLGLFGVEITAIYLVSALVAAIVGGVVIDTFDLGHLVKDVRITTNDRTVATDGGIASCSCSSSVQTTKSHREHVETAAGGAWSFFKDTFPYLLLGMTLGALIHGAVPASWLQQVAGNPLAVPLAALAGAPLYVSMAGMLGIAAPLVDQGVPIGTVIAFVVGGAGVSIPNLILLNKLFERKLLVVYAVTVVTIGTVLGYGVNFLFV from the coding sequence GTGATTCCGTCGGGTATCGAGACGGCGTTGCTCGATTCCTGGAACTACTTCCTCCATCTGGTGACGATTCTCGCTCCGCTGTTCATCGGGGCCTCGTTCCTCGTTGGGCTCGTCGAGGAGTATCTGCCGCCCGAGAAGGTCGAGGCGATGCTCCGGAAGCGAAATCGCGGGAGCGGGAACGTCGCAGCGGCGGGGCTGGGTGCCGTGACGCCGTTTTGCTCGTGTTCGACCGTTCCAGTCCTTGCCGGGTTGCTCGGTGCTGGTGCCCCGCTCGGACTGTCGTTTTCGTTCCTGCTGGCGTCTCCCATCGTCAACGAGATCGCGGCGTTCCTGTTGTTGGGACTGTTCGGTGTGGAAATCACGGCGATCTATCTCGTCTCCGCACTGGTCGCCGCGATCGTCGGCGGGGTCGTTATCGACACGTTCGATCTCGGTCACTTGGTCAAGGACGTGCGGATCACGACGAACGATCGAACAGTCGCGACGGACGGGGGAATCGCATCGTGTTCGTGCTCAAGTAGTGTCCAGACGACGAAGAGCCACCGCGAACACGTTGAAACCGCTGCCGGGGGTGCGTGGTCGTTCTTCAAGGATACGTTCCCGTATCTACTGCTCGGGATGACGCTCGGTGCGCTGATTCACGGAGCAGTTCCTGCTTCGTGGCTCCAGCAAGTCGCCGGAAACCCGCTGGCGGTCCCGTTGGCCGCACTCGCAGGCGCACCGCTGTACGTCAGTATGGCAGGAATGCTCGGCATCGCTGCCCCACTCGTCGACCAAGGCGTTCCGATTGGGACCGTCATCGCGTTCGTCGTCGGTGGTGCAGGAGTCAGTATTCCGAACCTGATTCTTCTCAACAAACTCTTCGAGCGGAAACTCCTCGTTGTCTATGCCGTGACTGTCGTCACGATCGGGACGGTCCTCGGTTACGGGGTGAACTTCCTCTTCGTCTGA
- the arsB gene encoding ACR3 family arsenite efflux transporter yields the protein MSNVEAHDHGSNCDCESCGDPRSMDFLDKYLTVWILGAMAVGVGLGFVAPSVTQPIQDFHLVEIGLIAMMYPPLAKADYSQLRAVFSNWRVLGLSLVQNWLIGPTLMFGLAVIFFSGLVPGLPARPEFFLGLVFIGMARCIAMVLVWNELAEGSTEYVTGLVAFNSLFQIITYGVYVWFFGLFLPPLLGTETLVAGIEAFNVTPIQVFQAIVIFLGIPFVGGFLTRYVGTRTKGQEWYDETLVPKIDPLTLVALLFTVIVMFATQGENIVASPGDVLLIAVPLTIYFVVMFLVSFGMGKGIGADYSTTTAIGFTAASNNFELAIAVAVAVFGVGSGVAFTTVVGPLIEVPVLLALVNLALYFQHKFDWSGATTGQLGTSSSTPPAEDD from the coding sequence ATGAGTAACGTCGAGGCCCACGACCACGGCTCGAACTGCGACTGTGAGAGCTGTGGCGACCCGCGGTCGATGGACTTCCTCGATAAGTACCTCACCGTCTGGATCCTCGGTGCGATGGCCGTCGGCGTGGGACTCGGATTCGTCGCCCCGTCGGTAACCCAGCCGATACAGGACTTCCACCTCGTCGAAATCGGGCTCATCGCTATGATGTATCCGCCGCTGGCGAAGGCCGATTACTCGCAACTTCGCGCAGTGTTCAGCAACTGGCGCGTCCTCGGGTTGAGCCTCGTCCAGAACTGGCTGATCGGCCCGACGCTCATGTTCGGACTCGCCGTGATCTTCTTCAGCGGACTGGTTCCCGGCCTGCCTGCTCGCCCGGAGTTCTTCCTCGGGCTCGTGTTCATCGGGATGGCCCGCTGCATCGCGATGGTGCTCGTTTGGAACGAACTCGCAGAGGGCTCGACCGAGTACGTTACCGGGCTGGTGGCGTTCAACAGCCTCTTCCAGATCATCACGTATGGTGTCTACGTCTGGTTCTTCGGGCTGTTCCTCCCGCCACTGCTCGGGACGGAGACGCTCGTCGCGGGCATCGAGGCGTTCAACGTGACGCCGATCCAGGTGTTCCAGGCGATCGTTATCTTCCTCGGCATCCCCTTCGTCGGCGGATTCCTGACGCGGTACGTCGGCACACGTACCAAAGGCCAGGAGTGGTACGACGAGACCTTGGTCCCGAAGATCGACCCACTCACACTCGTCGCGCTCCTCTTTACGGTTATCGTGATGTTCGCCACGCAAGGCGAGAACATCGTCGCCTCGCCCGGTGACGTGCTCCTGATCGCCGTCCCGCTGACGATCTACTTCGTGGTGATGTTCCTCGTGAGCTTCGGGATGGGCAAGGGCATCGGCGCGGACTACTCGACCACGACGGCCATCGGGTTCACCGCCGCCTCGAACAACTTCGAGCTCGCGATCGCGGTCGCCGTCGCGGTGTTCGGTGTCGGCTCCGGTGTCGCGTTCACGACCGTCGTCGGCCCGCTCATCGAGGTGCCTGTCCTGTTGGCGCTGGTCAACCTCGCCCTGTACTTCCAGCACAAGTTCGACTGGAGTGGTGCCACGACCGGACAGCTCGGCACGTCTTCTTCCACACCGCCCGCCGAAGACGACTGA
- a CDS encoding cytochrome ubiquinol oxidase subunit I, with protein sequence MGPITLLSAVDPVWATLLSPELASRMQFGWTISVHIIFASLSIGLAPFIIYFTWKDVRTNEQRYARLRSFWVKVFAAGFVMGTVIGIPMSFQFGTNFPQFAEVAGELIGGPLAFEAKMAFFLEAVFLGVLLYGRDRVEDRTYVISSVLVGFGAWLSGFWILIVNAWMQTPQGYEMVTRNGMEVAKLTDPFAAFLTPRMPWMYVHMMNASVIAVALLVAGVSAYIVWKKPDTEAWNTALKLAVVLLIISAPFQAVHGDAYGRHVEDTQPQKFAAMEAHYETGQADLHLLAFPKSPEALTDPRAENLVTVSLPAVGSFLASGGDFDAEVIGLNEYEENPPVALVFWSFRFMVGLGFLFIGLALWGGYLMYRGRLSDSTRYLKAMIAASPFGYAALLTGWYVTEIGRQPWVIQDELKTSEAVSSMLTGGEATLTLVGFVVLYVGLMLTALYILKWLIREELQSLGVRESSGGRWHGPIPWVSSDD encoded by the coding sequence ATGGGTCCAATCACACTACTGAGTGCCGTCGACCCAGTATGGGCGACGTTACTCTCTCCGGAACTTGCGAGCCGGATGCAGTTCGGATGGACAATCTCCGTTCACATCATCTTCGCGTCCCTTTCGATCGGGCTCGCACCGTTTATTATCTATTTTACCTGGAAAGACGTGCGGACGAACGAGCAGCGGTATGCGCGATTGCGCTCGTTCTGGGTGAAGGTTTTCGCCGCCGGCTTCGTGATGGGTACAGTCATCGGGATTCCGATGAGCTTTCAGTTCGGTACGAACTTCCCACAGTTCGCCGAGGTAGCCGGTGAATTGATCGGCGGCCCGCTGGCCTTCGAAGCGAAGATGGCGTTCTTCTTAGAGGCCGTCTTCCTCGGCGTGTTGCTGTACGGCCGCGACCGTGTTGAGGACCGAACATACGTCATCTCGTCGGTGCTCGTCGGCTTTGGCGCCTGGCTGTCGGGGTTCTGGATCCTGATCGTCAACGCTTGGATGCAGACCCCCCAGGGCTACGAGATGGTCACTCGCAACGGGATGGAAGTCGCCAAACTAACCGATCCGTTCGCTGCGTTCCTCACCCCACGAATGCCCTGGATGTACGTCCATATGATGAACGCGTCGGTGATCGCGGTCGCACTGCTGGTCGCGGGCGTCTCGGCGTACATCGTCTGGAAAAAGCCCGACACTGAAGCCTGGAACACCGCACTCAAGCTGGCTGTCGTACTCCTGATCATCTCCGCACCGTTCCAAGCGGTCCACGGCGATGCCTACGGCCGCCACGTTGAGGACACCCAGCCTCAGAAGTTTGCCGCGATGGAGGCTCACTACGAGACGGGGCAGGCCGACCTACACCTGCTCGCGTTTCCGAAGTCACCTGAGGCACTTACCGACCCGCGAGCCGAGAACCTCGTCACTGTGAGCCTCCCCGCAGTTGGGTCGTTTCTCGCCAGTGGCGGGGACTTCGACGCCGAGGTCATCGGACTGAACGAGTACGAGGAGAACCCCCCGGTAGCACTCGTGTTCTGGTCGTTCCGTTTCATGGTCGGGCTCGGATTTCTGTTCATCGGGTTGGCACTGTGGGGCGGTTACCTCATGTACCGCGGGCGGCTGTCCGACAGCACACGCTACCTGAAGGCGATGATCGCTGCATCGCCGTTCGGCTACGCTGCGTTGCTCACCGGCTGGTACGTCACCGAGATCGGCCGGCAGCCGTGGGTCATTCAGGACGAGCTCAAGACGAGCGAGGCGGTGTCATCGATGCTCACCGGGGGCGAGGCGACACTGACCCTGGTCGGGTTCGTCGTGCTCTACGTCGGGCTGATGCTGACTGCGCTGTACATCCTGAAGTGGTTGATCCGGGAGGAACTCCAGTCACTCGGCGTCCGAGAGTCGAGTGGCGGTCGCTGGCACGGCCCGATTCCGTGGGTGAGTAGCGATGACTGA
- a CDS encoding DUF7521 family protein translates to MISIPIIVIKLIALSLSLSVAYLAFYAYRRSESSPMFYVSIGFVFIGIGAVCEGLILNTFNTSLFSAALVQAVLVSVGMLLILRSIMLDPEQQNI, encoded by the coding sequence ATGATTAGCATCCCGATTATAGTAATAAAGCTGATCGCGCTCTCGCTGAGTCTCTCTGTTGCGTATCTTGCGTTCTATGCGTATCGCCGGAGTGAAAGCAGTCCGATGTTCTATGTTTCGATCGGGTTCGTCTTTATCGGAATTGGCGCGGTTTGTGAAGGACTCATTCTCAATACGTTCAACACCTCGCTATTTTCAGCCGCGCTCGTTCAAGCGGTACTCGTCTCTGTTGGGATGTTGCTGATTCTGCGATCTATTATGCTTGATCCAGAACAACAGAACATCTAG
- a CDS encoding IS6 family transposase, whose product MPEISRLSSGSNWIELDFVERQRTPAFAMRLGIQMHVAGLSLSNTISILERLGVERSRTAVHNWVHKADLQPDGGASPNHVALDETVIRIDDQQYWLYAAIDPETNTFLHIRLFSTYTTGLTEIFLSELREKHDVESAVFLVDDAQWLKTALDRHGLDCRYELHGNRNAVERLFHEVKRRTSSFSNTFSHVEPTTAESWLQALAVWWNRCQS is encoded by the coding sequence ATGCCCGAAATCAGCCGCCTCAGCAGTGGTAGCAACTGGATCGAATTAGATTTTGTGGAGCGTCAGCGGACACCCGCGTTCGCGATGCGGCTCGGTATTCAGATGCACGTGGCTGGACTATCACTTTCGAATACCATCTCGATTCTTGAGAGGTTGGGTGTCGAACGCTCTCGAACGGCTGTCCACAACTGGGTGCACAAGGCCGATTTACAGCCCGACGGCGGTGCGAGCCCGAATCACGTTGCGCTCGACGAAACCGTGATTCGAATCGACGATCAGCAGTACTGGCTGTACGCCGCCATCGATCCTGAAACGAACACATTCCTTCATATTCGGCTCTTTAGCACGTATACGACCGGTCTAACCGAAATCTTCCTGAGTGAATTGCGTGAGAAACACGATGTCGAATCCGCCGTGTTTCTCGTCGACGATGCTCAGTGGCTCAAAACTGCCCTCGATCGCCACGGCCTCGATTGCAGATATGAGCTCCATGGCAATCGGAATGCCGTCGAACGTCTCTTTCATGAGGTAAAACGACGAACCTCTTCGTTTTCAAATACGTTCAGCCACGTGGAGCCGACGACAGCAGAATCGTGGCTCCAAGCCCTCGCTGTCTGGTGGAATCGATGCCAAAGTTAA
- a CDS encoding ArsR/SmtB family transcription factor has protein sequence MADSVPESTRQTLDRLYDDPEDRLTSLFELTPDDTEIEATQAVFKALSNEHRIRILEALRDGELCACEIQVVLDAPQSTVASHLRELKDAGLVNTRRQGKWTYYRIGDTAVLQLLDIATALAEETA, from the coding sequence ATGGCTGATTCGGTTCCAGAATCAACACGACAGACCCTTGATCGCCTCTACGATGATCCGGAAGACCGTCTCACGTCGCTGTTCGAACTGACACCCGACGACACGGAGATCGAAGCGACGCAAGCGGTCTTCAAAGCCCTCTCGAACGAGCACCGGATCCGAATCCTCGAAGCGCTCAGAGACGGGGAACTGTGTGCCTGTGAAATCCAGGTCGTTCTCGATGCACCCCAGTCGACCGTCGCGAGCCACCTCCGTGAACTCAAAGACGCCGGACTCGTCAACACGCGTCGACAGGGAAAGTGGACGTATTACCGCATCGGTGATACGGCAGTCCTCCAGTTGCTCGATATCGCGACCGCACTTGCGGAGGAGACAGCGTGA
- a CDS encoding multicopper oxidase domain-containing protein, producing the protein MPSLTYPDAAALTKRLEARLVEGLRSELTATRRSVLGGLGLAGGATLAGVGRADDGGHAGGQDGSHGNFGAVGEYRDLEFDPHEYLRRFNTGRGESENVPQDVYEEDGRTVREFTLTAVDTTVTIAPGVEFSAWAYNGQVPGPTLRAVEGDLIRVHFENLGRHAHTIHPHLRNLDPSMDGVPTNGPGVLDTGESYTYEWIAQPAGCHFYHCHSLPLKEHIHRGLYGAIVVDPDPERVSERPAEYCDAHPSQITPALSADLVAEAETRNHAHDANDAVDELVMVMNGFDTNFDGDNEVYAVNTRAFAYGVGDTDGEGHWEPGETKHPIQVDRTRRQRVYLINAIEFDPINSFHTHSQFFDYYDHGTGLRPTHATVDTVMQCQAQRGIIELDYASHDPGLYMFHAHQSEFAELGWMSFFEVI; encoded by the coding sequence ATGCCGTCGCTGACCTACCCGGACGCCGCAGCGCTCACGAAGCGCCTGGAGGCCCGACTGGTCGAGGGCCTCCGCTCGGAACTCACGGCTACGCGGCGGTCGGTCCTCGGCGGCCTCGGCTTGGCGGGCGGGGCGACCCTCGCGGGCGTGGGCCGGGCGGACGACGGCGGTCACGCCGGCGGTCAGGACGGCTCGCACGGCAACTTCGGCGCCGTGGGCGAGTACCGCGACCTGGAGTTCGACCCACACGAGTACCTGCGGCGGTTCAACACGGGCCGCGGCGAGAGCGAGAACGTCCCACAGGACGTCTACGAGGAGGACGGTCGGACCGTCCGCGAGTTCACCCTCACCGCCGTCGACACGACGGTCACCATCGCGCCGGGCGTCGAGTTCTCGGCGTGGGCCTACAACGGGCAGGTGCCCGGGCCGACGCTCCGGGCCGTCGAGGGCGACCTGATTCGCGTTCACTTCGAGAACCTGGGCCGACACGCCCACACCATCCACCCCCACCTCCGCAACCTCGATCCGTCGATGGACGGGGTGCCGACGAACGGTCCCGGCGTCCTCGACACCGGCGAGTCCTACACCTACGAGTGGATCGCACAGCCGGCCGGCTGTCACTTCTATCACTGCCACTCGCTCCCGCTGAAAGAGCACATCCACCGGGGCCTGTACGGCGCCATCGTCGTCGATCCCGATCCGGAGCGGGTGTCCGAGCGGCCCGCGGAGTACTGTGACGCGCATCCCTCGCAGATCACCCCGGCGCTCAGTGCGGACCTCGTCGCCGAAGCGGAGACCCGCAACCACGCTCACGACGCCAACGACGCCGTCGACGAACTGGTGATGGTGATGAACGGCTTCGACACGAACTTCGACGGCGACAACGAGGTGTACGCCGTCAACACCCGCGCGTTCGCCTACGGCGTCGGCGACACCGACGGCGAGGGCCACTGGGAGCCCGGCGAGACGAAACACCCGATCCAGGTGGACCGGACGCGCCGCCAGCGGGTGTACCTGATCAACGCCATCGAGTTCGACCCCATCAACTCCTTTCACACCCACTCGCAGTTCTTCGACTACTACGATCACGGGACGGGACTGCGCCCCACCCACGCGACGGTGGATACGGTCATGCAGTGTCAGGCCCAGCGCGGGATCATCGAACTCGACTACGCGTCACACGATCCGGGACTGTACATGTTCCACGCTCACCAGTCCGAGTTCGCCGAACTCGGCTGGATGAGCTTCTTCGAGGTGATCTGA
- a CDS encoding cytochrome d ubiquinol oxidase subunit II translates to MTDPLLPVDAYLVESLPEIWFGAVLFALGMYVVLDGFDFGIGMLYATRTDERERETFLAAFGPVWDANEVWVVAFGTMLLAAFPRVYSRLLADNYLLALGFVVALVFRGLGPELREQRDDERWKRSADYAFVGGSVFAPLLLGMLAGRWLFGGATLPVALTGVGLVAVSIVTGAAFLAAKTEPGLASELRAYGIGATLAYFAGVVVLLGTVVLTDAGGAANAVLSLPVAAVVALSVAVGLSGSVLARRGQYRAWLASALALPTLLTILVAILLYPTIYPPTGLLVREAVVSPLALNLVTVLGFPVLLLVLWYFKFLYGVFSGPIEGESYGG, encoded by the coding sequence ATGACTGACCCGCTGTTGCCCGTCGACGCGTACCTCGTCGAATCGCTACCGGAGATCTGGTTCGGCGCCGTGCTGTTCGCGTTGGGGATGTACGTCGTCCTCGACGGGTTCGACTTCGGTATCGGGATGCTTTACGCGACCCGGACGGACGAACGCGAGCGGGAGACGTTCCTAGCGGCGTTCGGACCGGTCTGGGACGCGAACGAGGTGTGGGTCGTCGCCTTCGGGACGATGCTGCTAGCGGCGTTCCCGCGCGTGTACTCGCGCCTGCTGGCGGACAACTATCTGCTCGCGCTCGGGTTCGTCGTCGCGTTGGTGTTCCGCGGCCTCGGTCCGGAACTCCGCGAGCAGCGCGACGACGAGCGCTGGAAGCGCTCCGCGGACTACGCCTTCGTCGGGGGCAGCGTGTTCGCGCCGCTCCTGTTGGGGATGCTCGCGGGTCGCTGGCTGTTCGGCGGGGCGACGCTACCAGTGGCGTTGACTGGCGTCGGCCTGGTCGCCGTCTCGATAGTCACGGGGGCGGCGTTCCTTGCAGCCAAGACCGAGCCCGGTCTGGCATCGGAACTGCGAGCGTACGGCATCGGTGCGACACTGGCGTACTTTGCCGGTGTGGTCGTGCTGCTGGGAACCGTCGTCTTGACCGATGCGGGCGGCGCTGCCAACGCGGTGCTCTCGCTGCCCGTCGCTGCAGTCGTCGCTCTCTCGGTCGCCGTCGGGCTGAGCGGGAGCGTACTGGCCAGACGCGGTCAGTACCGGGCCTGGCTGGCGAGCGCGCTGGCGCTCCCAACACTTTTGACGATTTTGGTCGCAATCCTGCTGTACCCGACGATCTATCCGCCGACCGGGCTGCTGGTTAGGGAAGCGGTCGTGTCGCCGCTGGCGCTGAACCTCGTGACCGTCCTCGGGTTCCCGGTGTTGCTGCTGGTGCTGTGGTACTTCAAGTTCCTCTACGGCGTGTTTAGCGGCCCAATCGAGGGTGAGAGCTACGGGGGGTAA
- a CDS encoding ArsR/SmtB family transcription factor: MGQTTERLRRYLDDELGECRNEDVERRLDELSTLEAALGTPQVNTELDVLSALSNETRYTLVRVLVAAQEELCVCELNAVVDVTESGLSHALSKLVEAGLVEGRKDGRWKKYRATNRAVALVTVLEGSVSDE; the protein is encoded by the coding sequence ATGGGGCAAACTACAGAACGACTTCGACGCTATCTCGATGACGAACTCGGGGAGTGTCGCAACGAGGATGTCGAGCGCCGCCTCGACGAACTCAGCACCCTCGAAGCAGCACTCGGGACACCACAGGTGAACACTGAACTCGATGTGCTCTCTGCACTCTCCAACGAGACACGATACACCCTGGTCCGTGTGCTCGTTGCCGCACAAGAAGAACTCTGTGTCTGTGAACTGAATGCGGTCGTCGACGTGACCGAGAGCGGGCTCAGCCACGCGCTCTCGAAACTCGTCGAGGCAGGACTAGTCGAGGGCCGCAAGGATGGCCGGTGGAAGAAGTACCGTGCTACTAACCGGGCTGTCGCGCTCGTCACCGTCCTCGAGGGGAGTGTGAGCGATGAGTAA